The following coding sequences lie in one Micropterus dolomieu isolate WLL.071019.BEF.003 ecotype Adirondacks linkage group LG15, ASM2129224v1, whole genome shotgun sequence genomic window:
- the LOC123984182 gene encoding centrosomal protein of 55 kDa-like isoform X3 gives MVSLKYKGFLRTKLKSELEIVVSSLRKENAYLKKTLVELSRQHSEHYKLVERFLSHQTVRLESCQQVTSKDEKRALPSEQLSEKDGALMHVDSASDQSAATNNEIELQNQLSDALEKNKQWLEYDQQREAYVRAIMARMLWLEKQLNEASQARSQQHNEDHSDEKEQLKRMQEHYERLLQKAKDELEVLREQVDVTQQNLIITQKWCDERESEVEELKQQLQTEKMSRKSAPEDHRCSEDEEQWLRDETKDLQCRLDEEKRRSANFELQSSVFQKFMLNRHHADQKKIADLERQIKISSHDLEDERQDCSYLKKQMVRVLKMLQKTKDHTTKQSKRDQRDQSTGEAAHPPYLPSRDSFTYSPHSSLVNESFLECPSCRAEYPASHYRELMNHLEICLD, from the exons ATGGTGTCCCTCAAATATAAGGGTTTCCTGAGGACAAAGCTCAAATCAGAGCTTGAGATAGTTGTCAGCAGTCTGAGGAAGGAGAATGCCTATCTGAAGAAGACACTGGTTGAGTTGTCTCGTCAACATTCAGAACATTATAAGCTTGTGGAG AGATTCCTCTCTCATCAAACTGTCAGGCTTGAGAGCTGTCAGCAGGTGACATCCAAAGACGAGAAGAGAGCTTTGCCGTCAGAGCAGCTGAGTGAGAAAGACGGGGCGCTGATGCACGTA GACTCTGCTTCAGACCAATCAGCTGCAACCAACAACGAAATAGAGCTCCAAAATCAGCTCAGTGAT GCCTTGGAGAAGAACAAGCAGTGGCTGGAATATGACCAGCAGAGAGAGGCCTATGTGAGGGCAATTATGGCCAGAATGTTATGGCTGGAGAAGCAGCTGAACGAAGCCAGTCAGGCCCGCTCACAGCAGCACAATGAGGACCATTCAGATG AGAAGGAGCAATTAAAGCGGATGCAGGAGCACTATGAAAGACTCTTACAGAAAGCCAAAGACGAGCTGGAGGTGCTCAGGGAGCAGGTCGATGTGACCCAGCAGAACCTGATAATAACCCAAAAGTG GTGCGACGAAAGGGAGAGTGAGGTGGAGGAGCtcaagcagcagctgcagacCGAAAAAATGAGCAGAAAAAGTGCACCGGAAGATCATCGTTGCTCTGAGGATGAAGAGCAATGGCTGAGGGATGAGACCAAAGACCTCCAGTGCAGACTGGATGAGGAGAAGCGCAGGTCGGCAAACTTTGAGCTGCAG TCCAGTGTCTTTCAGAAGTTTATGTTAAATCGTCACCATGCAGACCAGAAAAAGATTGCAGATCTTGAGCGACAG atCAAGATTTCTTCACACGACCTTGAGGATGAGAGGCAGGATTGTTCATATTTAAAGAAGCAAATGGTCAGAGTTCTGAAGATGCTGCAAAAAACTAAAGACCACACGACAAAACAGTCAAAG AGAGACCAGCGGGATCAAAGCACAGGTGAAGCGGCACACCCACCCTACCTGCCCTCCAGAGATAGCTTTACATACTCCCCTCACAGCAGCTTGGTAAATGAAAGCTTCCTGGAGTGTCCCAGCTGCCGGGCCGAGTATCCTGCCAGTCACTACCGAGAACTGATGAACCACCTAGAAATCTGTCTAGACTGA
- the LOC123984182 gene encoding centrosomal protein of 55 kDa-like isoform X1, translating to MVSLKYKGFLRTKLKSELEIVVSSLRKENAYLKKTLVELSRQHSEHYKLVERFLSHQTVRLESCQQVTSKDEKRALPSEQLSEKDGALMHVVSMRRKRSISSYCREIGEIKNKLVSVATRCQYLENNVARKKDSASDQSAATNNEIELQNQLSDALEKNKQWLEYDQQREAYVRAIMARMLWLEKQLNEASQARSQQHNEDHSDEKEQLKRMQEHYERLLQKAKDELEVLREQVDVTQQNLIITQKWCDERESEVEELKQQLQTEKMSRKSAPEDHRCSEDEEQWLRDETKDLQCRLDEEKRRSANFELQSSVFQKFMLNRHHADQKKIADLERQIKISSHDLEDERQDCSYLKKQMVRVLKMLQKTKDHTTKQSKRDQRDQSTGEAAHPPYLPSRDSFTYSPHSSLVNESFLECPSCRAEYPASHYRELMNHLEICLD from the exons ATGGTGTCCCTCAAATATAAGGGTTTCCTGAGGACAAAGCTCAAATCAGAGCTTGAGATAGTTGTCAGCAGTCTGAGGAAGGAGAATGCCTATCTGAAGAAGACACTGGTTGAGTTGTCTCGTCAACATTCAGAACATTATAAGCTTGTGGAG AGATTCCTCTCTCATCAAACTGTCAGGCTTGAGAGCTGTCAGCAGGTGACATCCAAAGACGAGAAGAGAGCTTTGCCGTCAGAGCAGCTGAGTGAGAAAGACGGGGCGCTGATGCACGTAGTGAGtatgaggagaaagaggagcatATCCAGTTACTGCAGAGAGATTGGAGAAATCAAGAACAAGCTTGTGAGCGTCGCCACTAGGTGTCAATATCTCGAGAACAACGTTGCAAGGAAGAAG GACTCTGCTTCAGACCAATCAGCTGCAACCAACAACGAAATAGAGCTCCAAAATCAGCTCAGTGAT GCCTTGGAGAAGAACAAGCAGTGGCTGGAATATGACCAGCAGAGAGAGGCCTATGTGAGGGCAATTATGGCCAGAATGTTATGGCTGGAGAAGCAGCTGAACGAAGCCAGTCAGGCCCGCTCACAGCAGCACAATGAGGACCATTCAGATG AGAAGGAGCAATTAAAGCGGATGCAGGAGCACTATGAAAGACTCTTACAGAAAGCCAAAGACGAGCTGGAGGTGCTCAGGGAGCAGGTCGATGTGACCCAGCAGAACCTGATAATAACCCAAAAGTG GTGCGACGAAAGGGAGAGTGAGGTGGAGGAGCtcaagcagcagctgcagacCGAAAAAATGAGCAGAAAAAGTGCACCGGAAGATCATCGTTGCTCTGAGGATGAAGAGCAATGGCTGAGGGATGAGACCAAAGACCTCCAGTGCAGACTGGATGAGGAGAAGCGCAGGTCGGCAAACTTTGAGCTGCAG TCCAGTGTCTTTCAGAAGTTTATGTTAAATCGTCACCATGCAGACCAGAAAAAGATTGCAGATCTTGAGCGACAG atCAAGATTTCTTCACACGACCTTGAGGATGAGAGGCAGGATTGTTCATATTTAAAGAAGCAAATGGTCAGAGTTCTGAAGATGCTGCAAAAAACTAAAGACCACACGACAAAACAGTCAAAG AGAGACCAGCGGGATCAAAGCACAGGTGAAGCGGCACACCCACCCTACCTGCCCTCCAGAGATAGCTTTACATACTCCCCTCACAGCAGCTTGGTAAATGAAAGCTTCCTGGAGTGTCCCAGCTGCCGGGCCGAGTATCCTGCCAGTCACTACCGAGAACTGATGAACCACCTAGAAATCTGTCTAGACTGA
- the LOC123984182 gene encoding centrosomal protein of 55 kDa-like isoform X4: MVSLKYKGFLRTKLKSELEIVVSSLRKENAYLKKTLVELSRQHSEHYKLVERFLSHQTVRLESCQQVTSKDEKRALPSEQLSEKDGALMHVVSMRRKRSISSYCREIGEIKNKLVSVATRCQYLENNVARKKDSASDQSAATNNEIELQNQLSDALEKNKQWLEYDQQREAYVRAIMARMLWLEKQLNEASQARSQQHNEDHSDEKEQLKRMQEHYERLLQKAKDELEVLREQVDVTQQNLIITQKWCDERESEVEELKQQLQTEKMSRKSAPEDHRCSEDEEQWLRDETKDLQCRLDEEKRRSANFELQSSVFQKFMLNRHHADQKKIADLERQRDQRDQSTGEAAHPPYLPSRDSFTYSPHSSLVNESFLECPSCRAEYPASHYRELMNHLEICLD, from the exons ATGGTGTCCCTCAAATATAAGGGTTTCCTGAGGACAAAGCTCAAATCAGAGCTTGAGATAGTTGTCAGCAGTCTGAGGAAGGAGAATGCCTATCTGAAGAAGACACTGGTTGAGTTGTCTCGTCAACATTCAGAACATTATAAGCTTGTGGAG AGATTCCTCTCTCATCAAACTGTCAGGCTTGAGAGCTGTCAGCAGGTGACATCCAAAGACGAGAAGAGAGCTTTGCCGTCAGAGCAGCTGAGTGAGAAAGACGGGGCGCTGATGCACGTAGTGAGtatgaggagaaagaggagcatATCCAGTTACTGCAGAGAGATTGGAGAAATCAAGAACAAGCTTGTGAGCGTCGCCACTAGGTGTCAATATCTCGAGAACAACGTTGCAAGGAAGAAG GACTCTGCTTCAGACCAATCAGCTGCAACCAACAACGAAATAGAGCTCCAAAATCAGCTCAGTGAT GCCTTGGAGAAGAACAAGCAGTGGCTGGAATATGACCAGCAGAGAGAGGCCTATGTGAGGGCAATTATGGCCAGAATGTTATGGCTGGAGAAGCAGCTGAACGAAGCCAGTCAGGCCCGCTCACAGCAGCACAATGAGGACCATTCAGATG AGAAGGAGCAATTAAAGCGGATGCAGGAGCACTATGAAAGACTCTTACAGAAAGCCAAAGACGAGCTGGAGGTGCTCAGGGAGCAGGTCGATGTGACCCAGCAGAACCTGATAATAACCCAAAAGTG GTGCGACGAAAGGGAGAGTGAGGTGGAGGAGCtcaagcagcagctgcagacCGAAAAAATGAGCAGAAAAAGTGCACCGGAAGATCATCGTTGCTCTGAGGATGAAGAGCAATGGCTGAGGGATGAGACCAAAGACCTCCAGTGCAGACTGGATGAGGAGAAGCGCAGGTCGGCAAACTTTGAGCTGCAG TCCAGTGTCTTTCAGAAGTTTATGTTAAATCGTCACCATGCAGACCAGAAAAAGATTGCAGATCTTGAGCGACAG AGAGACCAGCGGGATCAAAGCACAGGTGAAGCGGCACACCCACCCTACCTGCCCTCCAGAGATAGCTTTACATACTCCCCTCACAGCAGCTTGGTAAATGAAAGCTTCCTGGAGTGTCCCAGCTGCCGGGCCGAGTATCCTGCCAGTCACTACCGAGAACTGATGAACCACCTAGAAATCTGTCTAGACTGA
- the LOC123984182 gene encoding centrosomal protein of 55 kDa-like isoform X2, which translates to MVSLKYKGFLRTKLKSELEIVVSSLRKENAYLKKTLVELSRQHSEHYKLVERFLSHQTVRLESCQQVTSKDEKRALPSEQLSEKDGALMHVVSMRRKRSISSYCREIGEIKNKLVSVATRCQYLENNVARKKALEKNKQWLEYDQQREAYVRAIMARMLWLEKQLNEASQARSQQHNEDHSDEKEQLKRMQEHYERLLQKAKDELEVLREQVDVTQQNLIITQKWCDERESEVEELKQQLQTEKMSRKSAPEDHRCSEDEEQWLRDETKDLQCRLDEEKRRSANFELQSSVFQKFMLNRHHADQKKIADLERQIKISSHDLEDERQDCSYLKKQMVRVLKMLQKTKDHTTKQSKRDQRDQSTGEAAHPPYLPSRDSFTYSPHSSLVNESFLECPSCRAEYPASHYRELMNHLEICLD; encoded by the exons ATGGTGTCCCTCAAATATAAGGGTTTCCTGAGGACAAAGCTCAAATCAGAGCTTGAGATAGTTGTCAGCAGTCTGAGGAAGGAGAATGCCTATCTGAAGAAGACACTGGTTGAGTTGTCTCGTCAACATTCAGAACATTATAAGCTTGTGGAG AGATTCCTCTCTCATCAAACTGTCAGGCTTGAGAGCTGTCAGCAGGTGACATCCAAAGACGAGAAGAGAGCTTTGCCGTCAGAGCAGCTGAGTGAGAAAGACGGGGCGCTGATGCACGTAGTGAGtatgaggagaaagaggagcatATCCAGTTACTGCAGAGAGATTGGAGAAATCAAGAACAAGCTTGTGAGCGTCGCCACTAGGTGTCAATATCTCGAGAACAACGTTGCAAGGAAGAAG GCCTTGGAGAAGAACAAGCAGTGGCTGGAATATGACCAGCAGAGAGAGGCCTATGTGAGGGCAATTATGGCCAGAATGTTATGGCTGGAGAAGCAGCTGAACGAAGCCAGTCAGGCCCGCTCACAGCAGCACAATGAGGACCATTCAGATG AGAAGGAGCAATTAAAGCGGATGCAGGAGCACTATGAAAGACTCTTACAGAAAGCCAAAGACGAGCTGGAGGTGCTCAGGGAGCAGGTCGATGTGACCCAGCAGAACCTGATAATAACCCAAAAGTG GTGCGACGAAAGGGAGAGTGAGGTGGAGGAGCtcaagcagcagctgcagacCGAAAAAATGAGCAGAAAAAGTGCACCGGAAGATCATCGTTGCTCTGAGGATGAAGAGCAATGGCTGAGGGATGAGACCAAAGACCTCCAGTGCAGACTGGATGAGGAGAAGCGCAGGTCGGCAAACTTTGAGCTGCAG TCCAGTGTCTTTCAGAAGTTTATGTTAAATCGTCACCATGCAGACCAGAAAAAGATTGCAGATCTTGAGCGACAG atCAAGATTTCTTCACACGACCTTGAGGATGAGAGGCAGGATTGTTCATATTTAAAGAAGCAAATGGTCAGAGTTCTGAAGATGCTGCAAAAAACTAAAGACCACACGACAAAACAGTCAAAG AGAGACCAGCGGGATCAAAGCACAGGTGAAGCGGCACACCCACCCTACCTGCCCTCCAGAGATAGCTTTACATACTCCCCTCACAGCAGCTTGGTAAATGAAAGCTTCCTGGAGTGTCCCAGCTGCCGGGCCGAGTATCCTGCCAGTCACTACCGAGAACTGATGAACCACCTAGAAATCTGTCTAGACTGA
- the LOC123984182 gene encoding centrosomal protein of 55 kDa-like isoform X5, whose product MVSLKYKGFLRTKLKSELEIVVSSLRKENAYLKKTLVELSRQHSEHYKLVERFLSHQTVRLESCQQVTSKDEKRALPSEQLSEKDGALMHVALEKNKQWLEYDQQREAYVRAIMARMLWLEKQLNEASQARSQQHNEDHSDEKEQLKRMQEHYERLLQKAKDELEVLREQVDVTQQNLIITQKWCDERESEVEELKQQLQTEKMSRKSAPEDHRCSEDEEQWLRDETKDLQCRLDEEKRRSANFELQSSVFQKFMLNRHHADQKKIADLERQIKISSHDLEDERQDCSYLKKQMVRVLKMLQKTKDHTTKQSKRDQRDQSTGEAAHPPYLPSRDSFTYSPHSSLVNESFLECPSCRAEYPASHYRELMNHLEICLD is encoded by the exons ATGGTGTCCCTCAAATATAAGGGTTTCCTGAGGACAAAGCTCAAATCAGAGCTTGAGATAGTTGTCAGCAGTCTGAGGAAGGAGAATGCCTATCTGAAGAAGACACTGGTTGAGTTGTCTCGTCAACATTCAGAACATTATAAGCTTGTGGAG AGATTCCTCTCTCATCAAACTGTCAGGCTTGAGAGCTGTCAGCAGGTGACATCCAAAGACGAGAAGAGAGCTTTGCCGTCAGAGCAGCTGAGTGAGAAAGACGGGGCGCTGATGCACGTA GCCTTGGAGAAGAACAAGCAGTGGCTGGAATATGACCAGCAGAGAGAGGCCTATGTGAGGGCAATTATGGCCAGAATGTTATGGCTGGAGAAGCAGCTGAACGAAGCCAGTCAGGCCCGCTCACAGCAGCACAATGAGGACCATTCAGATG AGAAGGAGCAATTAAAGCGGATGCAGGAGCACTATGAAAGACTCTTACAGAAAGCCAAAGACGAGCTGGAGGTGCTCAGGGAGCAGGTCGATGTGACCCAGCAGAACCTGATAATAACCCAAAAGTG GTGCGACGAAAGGGAGAGTGAGGTGGAGGAGCtcaagcagcagctgcagacCGAAAAAATGAGCAGAAAAAGTGCACCGGAAGATCATCGTTGCTCTGAGGATGAAGAGCAATGGCTGAGGGATGAGACCAAAGACCTCCAGTGCAGACTGGATGAGGAGAAGCGCAGGTCGGCAAACTTTGAGCTGCAG TCCAGTGTCTTTCAGAAGTTTATGTTAAATCGTCACCATGCAGACCAGAAAAAGATTGCAGATCTTGAGCGACAG atCAAGATTTCTTCACACGACCTTGAGGATGAGAGGCAGGATTGTTCATATTTAAAGAAGCAAATGGTCAGAGTTCTGAAGATGCTGCAAAAAACTAAAGACCACACGACAAAACAGTCAAAG AGAGACCAGCGGGATCAAAGCACAGGTGAAGCGGCACACCCACCCTACCTGCCCTCCAGAGATAGCTTTACATACTCCCCTCACAGCAGCTTGGTAAATGAAAGCTTCCTGGAGTGTCCCAGCTGCCGGGCCGAGTATCCTGCCAGTCACTACCGAGAACTGATGAACCACCTAGAAATCTGTCTAGACTGA